Proteins from one bacterium genomic window:
- a CDS encoding GTP-binding protein codes for MKKLPVTVLSGFLGAGKTTLLNHILKNREGKRVAVIVNDMSEVNIDASLVKNGEAALSRKEEKLIEMTNGCICCTLREDLLVEVARLAKEGRFDYLLIESTGISEPLPVAETFTFEDEQGESLSRYARLDTMVTVVDGYNFFNDYCGSDSLIDRNIALGEEDERSIADLLIDQIEFANVIIVNKTDLIGEEARKVLFSVCQRLNPDAQIVFSKYGDVPLTQILNTGLFDFDKASSAPGWLKELRGEHTPETEEYGISSFVFRARKPFHPERFWVWVHTEWPGVLRSKGYFWLATRMEWAGHWEQAGGTCNYEPAGFWWSAIDRRSWPDDAAYIQDIEAQMHPPYGDRRQEIVLIGKDMDKVSLSEAFEKCLLTDEEMKIDHTDWVRFVDPFPEWIIQSAEESAVN; via the coding sequence ATTAAAAAACTTCCAGTCACCGTGCTTTCCGGATTTTTAGGCGCCGGAAAAACGACATTACTCAATCACATTTTGAAAAACCGCGAAGGTAAACGTGTCGCGGTAATCGTCAATGATATGTCCGAAGTAAATATTGATGCATCGCTCGTCAAAAACGGTGAGGCCGCCTTAAGTCGCAAAGAAGAAAAATTGATCGAAATGACCAACGGATGCATTTGTTGTACATTGCGCGAAGACCTTCTTGTCGAAGTAGCGCGCCTGGCCAAAGAAGGGCGATTTGACTATCTGTTGATCGAATCAACCGGAATATCCGAACCGTTGCCGGTTGCCGAAACATTTACGTTTGAAGATGAACAGGGCGAAAGTTTATCCCGTTACGCCAGACTGGATACGATGGTTACTGTTGTGGACGGGTATAATTTTTTTAACGACTATTGCGGCAGCGATTCACTGATAGATCGAAACATTGCTTTGGGTGAGGAAGATGAGCGCTCGATCGCCGATTTGTTGATAGACCAAATTGAGTTTGCCAATGTCATAATCGTAAACAAAACAGACCTGATCGGTGAAGAGGCCAGAAAAGTTTTGTTTTCCGTATGCCAAAGATTGAATCCTGACGCGCAGATTGTTTTTTCTAAATACGGTGATGTGCCATTGACGCAGATATTGAATACGGGACTTTTTGATTTTGATAAAGCTTCGTCGGCTCCCGGCTGGCTTAAGGAATTGCGCGGTGAACATACGCCGGAGACGGAAGAATACGGTATTTCCAGTTTTGTCTTTCGCGCAAGAAAACCATTTCATCCCGAACGATTTTGGGTATGGGTGCATACAGAGTGGCCCGGAGTGCTTCGATCCAAGGGTTATTTTTGGCTGGCGACGCGCATGGAGTGGGCGGGGCATTGGGAACAAGCCGGCGGTACATGCAACTATGAACCGGCTGGTTTTTGGTGGTCTGCGATAGATCGCCGTTCATGGCCGGACGATGCGGCGTATATACAAGATATCGAAGCACAAATGCACCCGCCATACGGAGATCGTCGTCAGGAAATCGTCCTCATAGGTAAAGACATGGATAAAGTCTCGTTAAGCGAAGCATTTGAAAAGTGTTTGCTTACGGACGAAGAGATGAAAATCGATCATACGGATTGGGTGCGATTTGTTGATCCGTTTCCCGAGTGGATAATCCAATCCGCGGAAGAGAGCGCAGTGAATTAA
- a CDS encoding TonB-dependent receptor produces MPILTMHRTSVVVWVMLIFGFSTAVAEENPGETFKLSGTVYDKDTHDGLPGVSVFFPALKKGTITDAHGHYVISGLKAGTYEVTAQIIGYGIYKKTIELNRSITLDITLTPDPLQIEGSTVTVERDNVMDSYQSVTALDEGQLDQHRGQTLGETLKDVPGVSLLQTGPSIAKPVVRGLHSQRVVVLNDGVTQEGQQWGGEHAPEIDPFAAGSITVIRGASGLEYGAGAIGGVIRVEPSPLPEHAGIGGELSLNGFTNNRQMAGALRIEGGLANKPGFGWRAQVSGRKAGNAQTPRYVIGNSGFQEFNGSAAVGFRNHRWESQLYYSHFGTELGIYKGSHIGNTSDLIAAIKRNRVPLTEDDFSFAIGNPRQVITHDLISARVHRQTDAGDRFEFQGGWQRNHRQEFDSHKPLGTPAEDLKKPSFDLSLYTYTADVRWRHRPIGDFAGTIGVNVMRQRNVNQAIRLIPSFRTYNAGLYWIEKWVQDDWSAEAGLRYDQRWLDASFTAQQQLKLGVNENEDHVYRSTSAAVGVNRRFAEYWSIGINAGTAWRPPGVNELYSNGVHHGTAQYEIGDPAMGVEKSYSTDITLHHNSEKINGDVSVFVNRMDNYIHLYPSRKPTLTIRGAFPTFRYAQTEAQLTGIDGQIQWHALDIVRLDAGWSIVRGRDLKKDEPLIYMPSDRFSGLMHWHFSDAGTIHEPYVDIGITWYRRQSHVPEGAETFVNDADSVTVTPPPGYVTVDFEVGCEWHTSWSPITISLAINNVFNTRYANYLSRFRYYIDDPGRNIVLRVQIPFGNLEF; encoded by the coding sequence ATGCCTATTTTAACGATGCATCGTACTTCCGTTGTGGTTTGGGTCATGCTCATATTTGGTTTTTCGACGGCTGTTGCTGAAGAAAATCCCGGTGAGACATTCAAACTCAGCGGAACTGTGTACGATAAAGATACCCATGATGGATTACCCGGTGTGTCTGTATTTTTTCCCGCCTTAAAAAAGGGAACAATTACGGATGCGCACGGTCATTATGTGATCAGCGGTCTCAAGGCCGGTACGTATGAAGTTACGGCCCAGATCATCGGTTACGGTATTTATAAAAAAACGATCGAACTCAATCGTTCAATAACATTGGACATCACATTAACTCCGGATCCGTTACAGATCGAAGGTTCAACTGTAACCGTGGAGCGGGATAATGTAATGGATTCCTATCAATCCGTGACGGCACTGGATGAAGGGCAGCTGGATCAACATCGCGGACAAACCCTGGGAGAAACCCTAAAGGATGTTCCGGGGGTCTCGTTACTCCAAACCGGTCCGTCGATTGCCAAACCGGTAGTGCGCGGCCTGCATAGCCAACGCGTCGTCGTGCTCAATGACGGCGTAACGCAGGAAGGACAGCAGTGGGGAGGGGAACACGCACCCGAAATAGATCCGTTTGCGGCCGGAAGCATTACGGTGATACGCGGCGCTTCGGGTTTAGAATACGGAGCAGGTGCTATCGGCGGCGTGATACGTGTAGAGCCAAGTCCGTTACCGGAACATGCCGGAATCGGAGGCGAGCTCTCTCTCAACGGTTTTACCAATAATCGCCAAATGGCCGGAGCATTGCGAATCGAAGGGGGCCTTGCCAATAAACCCGGTTTTGGTTGGCGTGCACAGGTCAGCGGGCGTAAGGCGGGTAATGCTCAAACACCGCGTTATGTCATAGGTAATTCCGGATTTCAGGAGTTCAACGGATCTGCGGCGGTGGGATTTCGAAACCATCGCTGGGAATCGCAATTGTATTATAGTCATTTTGGAACGGAACTTGGTATCTACAAAGGTTCGCATATCGGGAATACCAGCGATCTTATCGCTGCGATAAAACGCAACCGTGTTCCATTAACCGAGGATGATTTTTCCTTCGCGATCGGAAATCCACGTCAGGTAATCACTCATGATCTGATATCAGCTCGTGTGCACCGTCAAACGGATGCCGGTGATCGTTTCGAATTTCAGGGCGGTTGGCAACGCAATCATCGTCAGGAGTTTGATTCGCATAAGCCGCTCGGTACACCGGCCGAGGATTTAAAAAAACCTTCCTTTGATCTTTCGCTGTACACCTACACCGCCGATGTACGATGGCGTCATCGTCCGATCGGGGACTTTGCCGGAACCATCGGCGTCAATGTCATGCGGCAGCGCAATGTCAATCAAGCGATACGTCTGATTCCCAGTTTCCGTACATATAATGCCGGTCTGTACTGGATCGAAAAATGGGTGCAAGATGATTGGTCAGCAGAGGCGGGGTTACGCTATGACCAACGATGGCTGGATGCTTCCTTTACAGCACAACAACAGTTGAAGTTGGGTGTAAATGAAAATGAAGACCATGTTTATCGCAGTACTTCGGCGGCCGTCGGTGTGAACCGGCGTTTTGCGGAATATTGGTCAATCGGGATCAATGCCGGTACGGCGTGGCGACCGCCGGGAGTAAATGAGTTATATAGTAACGGAGTTCACCATGGCACGGCACAATACGAAATCGGCGATCCTGCGATGGGTGTAGAAAAAAGCTACAGTACGGATATCACTTTGCATCATAACAGTGAAAAGATCAACGGCGATGTGAGTGTGTTTGTAAACCGCATGGATAACTATATTCATTTGTATCCATCGCGTAAACCTACGCTCACGATCAGGGGGGCTTTTCCGACGTTTCGTTATGCGCAGACCGAAGCTCAATTGACCGGTATTGACGGTCAGATCCAATGGCATGCCCTTGACATTGTGCGTCTTGATGCCGGATGGTCTATCGTGCGCGGTCGCGATTTGAAAAAAGATGAGCCCCTGATTTATATGCCTTCCGACCGATTTAGTGGACTTATGCATTGGCATTTTTCAGATGCGGGTACGATCCATGAACCGTATGTGGATATCGGGATAACATGGTATCGCCGTCAATCGCATGTACCTGAAGGTGCCGAGACGTTTGTAAACGATGCCGACTCGGTTACGGTCACTCCGCCACCCGGCTATGTGACGGTTGATTTTGAAGTTGGGTGCGAATGGCATACATCCTGGTCGCCGATCACGATCAGTCTGGCCATCAATAATGTATTCAATACGCGGTACGCGAATTATCTGAGCCGGTTTCGATATTATATAGATGATCCCGGTCGCAATATTGTGCTGCGTGTTCAGATTCCGTTTGGTAACCTAGAATTTTAG
- a CDS encoding ribonuclease H-like domain-containing protein translates to MTLVVPEDRYPAEYWFSCYSHFDLESSTIQVEEPITAGKRLVYYDVETQKLAEEVGGWDRADLMLISIAVTYAENDGFKVWYEKDVPAMIQYMSGFDKVVSFNGDNFDSKVLSHYGDVSPINKRSFDVAQYLSFKLKHRIKLDSVATATLNVGKSADGLEALKWWKEGRIQEIIDYCKQDVQVLRDVVEYGVREGHVKYFDRGNKPIQIEVNW, encoded by the coding sequence ATGACGCTTGTTGTACCTGAAGATCGCTATCCTGCGGAATATTGGTTTAGCTGTTATTCGCATTTTGATCTGGAATCTTCAACGATTCAGGTTGAAGAGCCGATCACAGCCGGAAAACGTTTGGTATACTACGATGTGGAAACTCAGAAACTGGCCGAAGAAGTCGGTGGCTGGGATAGAGCGGATCTGATGCTGATTTCTATTGCGGTAACCTATGCGGAAAATGATGGTTTCAAGGTATGGTATGAAAAAGATGTGCCTGCGATGATTCAGTATATGAGCGGCTTTGATAAAGTTGTCTCATTTAATGGCGATAACTTTGACAGTAAAGTATTATCGCATTACGGAGATGTTTCCCCAATCAACAAGCGTTCGTTTGACGTCGCGCAATATCTGAGTTTCAAACTCAAACATCGCATCAAGTTGGACAGTGTGGCAACTGCGACTTTAAATGTGGGTAAAAGTGCGGATGGTCTGGAAGCGCTTAAATGGTGGAAAGAAGGGCGGATACAGGAGATCATTGACTATTGTAAGCAAGATGTGCAGGTTTTGCGTGATGTGGTAGAATACGGTGTACGTGAAGGCCACGTCAAATATTTTGATCGCGGAAATAAACCGATTCAAATAGAGGTTAATTGGTAG
- a CDS encoding adenine phosphoribosyltransferase yields MDYKKYIREVPDFPKPGINFKDISTLVGDADAFRHVIRTMTEAAAELKIDLIAGIESRGFIFGAAIAEKMGVGFIPVRKPGKLPYQTISASYALEYGENTLHMHTDAIQPEQRVLIVDDLLATGGTVGATCALVEKLGGKVAAISVVIELSFLGAREKLNPYKVLSLVDYSGE; encoded by the coding sequence ATGGACTATAAAAAATATATACGTGAAGTTCCGGATTTTCCAAAGCCGGGAATTAATTTTAAAGACATTTCGACATTGGTAGGTGATGCGGATGCTTTTAGGCATGTTATTCGTACAATGACAGAAGCCGCCGCTGAACTGAAAATTGATCTTATTGCCGGCATCGAATCGCGTGGATTTATTTTTGGTGCAGCCATCGCTGAAAAAATGGGAGTTGGATTTATTCCCGTTCGCAAGCCGGGGAAACTGCCGTATCAAACGATATCCGCTTCGTATGCACTTGAGTATGGTGAAAACACGTTGCACATGCATACCGATGCGATCCAACCAGAACAACGCGTGTTGATCGTGGACGATCTTTTGGCAACCGGCGGTACGGTCGGTGCGACGTGCGCATTAGTGGAGAAATTGGGAGGTAAAGTGGCCGCGATAAGCGTCGTAATCGAGTTATCGTTTCTAGGTGCACGAGAAAAACTGAATCCGTATAAAGTCCTGAGTTTAGTGGATTACAGCGGGGAATAA
- a CDS encoding acylphosphatase, with the protein MKRAVITVSGMVQGVGYRRFVEKRAAECKLNGWVKNLENGDVYCVVEGHDTELDQFLQYLRKGPTFARVTNVNVEWVHATSEFTGFMIKY; encoded by the coding sequence ATGAAACGGGCCGTCATCACCGTCAGCGGAATGGTGCAAGGTGTCGGGTATCGCCGATTTGTGGAAAAGCGCGCCGCTGAATGTAAACTGAACGGTTGGGTAAAAAACCTCGAGAATGGCGATGTATACTGCGTCGTCGAAGGGCATGACACCGAACTCGATCAATTTCTCCAATATCTTCGCAAGGGCCCGACGTTTGCGCGTGTAACAAATGTAAACGTCGAATGGGTGCATGCAACATCCGAATTCACCGGTTTTATGATTAAATATTAG
- a CDS encoding diguanylate cyclase, which yields MMELQTKDTIKEDEAQRNAEDNKRPTRVLVVDDDDDGLYILKLLLSKMKYEVYTAKDGEEALHKAEALIPDIILLDVMMPKLNGFEVCKRVKATEEGQYIPIILLTAKSELMSKIEGLDCGADEYLTKPYDMGELQARIRSMLRIKQLNDSLRNANRQLEELSVTDELTKLYNRRYINKKLDDEFRRAVRYKRPLSVIMFDADHFKSVNDTYGHAFGDVVLKDIAAIILETARLVDICGRFGGEEFIAILPDTDIDNAFVVADRIRKKVEEHEFKDATNSIRRTVSVGISSLPDDLMNDQFTLIEWADKGLYYAKEHGRNQTVRYSDLPEYKQIKG from the coding sequence ATGATGGAATTGCAGACGAAAGACACAATCAAAGAAGACGAAGCCCAGCGCAACGCGGAAGACAATAAACGCCCGACGCGTGTATTGGTCGTGGATGACGATGATGACGGGTTGTACATCCTCAAGCTTCTTTTATCCAAAATGAAGTACGAAGTGTACACGGCCAAGGACGGCGAAGAAGCGCTGCATAAGGCGGAGGCATTGATACCGGACATTATTCTTTTGGATGTCATGATGCCCAAATTGAACGGTTTCGAAGTATGCAAACGCGTGAAAGCTACCGAGGAAGGTCAGTATATTCCGATCATTCTTCTGACGGCGAAAAGCGAACTGATGAGCAAAATCGAAGGACTTGATTGCGGTGCCGATGAATACCTCACAAAACCTTACGATATGGGCGAATTGCAAGCGCGTATTCGTTCCATGTTGCGCATCAAGCAACTCAATGATTCGCTTCGTAACGCCAACCGTCAACTTGAAGAATTATCGGTTACGGATGAATTGACCAAGTTATACAACCGCCGATACATCAACAAAAAACTCGATGACGAATTTCGTCGTGCCGTACGTTATAAGCGTCCTTTATCCGTTATCATGTTTGACGCGGATCATTTCAAATCAGTAAACGATACCTATGGCCATGCCTTTGGCGATGTGGTGCTTAAGGACATTGCCGCGATAATTCTTGAAACGGCGCGATTGGTAGATATTTGCGGACGTTTTGGCGGCGAGGAATTTATTGCGATTCTTCCGGATACGGATATTGATAATGCATTTGTAGTGGCGGATCGTATTCGTAAAAAAGTCGAAGAGCATGAATTTAAAGATGCGACCAATTCCATTCGCAGGACGGTGAGCGTCGGTATTTCGTCACTTCCTGACGATCTGATGAATGACCAGTTTACGTTGATTGAATGGGCCGATAAAGGTTTATACTACGCTAAAGAACATGGTCGTAACCAGACGGTACGTTATTCGGATCTGCCGGAGTACAAGCAAATCAAAGGATGA
- a CDS encoding SDR family oxidoreductase yields MVLKVAVTGATGGIGAAAVKAWLAEGADVFAMSRTSKHDTTNDLKSRLISIPCDIRSEKSVEEAVSKISEHTPTLDVLVHCAGVGFFDTIENTMHRDWTQVIDTNLNGSFYLTKALLPLMRKSSKAHIFLVGSTAGRKGFIKNGAYSASKFGLFGFCEVLREEMRPLGIRVTHLTVGGVRTDFWEKNKTTFDTQTMIPPADIANTVVYAYHVPPPTVIEEMIIKPSHGDY; encoded by the coding sequence ATGGTTCTCAAAGTGGCCGTAACCGGAGCGACCGGCGGTATTGGCGCGGCAGCGGTGAAAGCATGGTTGGCTGAGGGTGCGGATGTTTTTGCAATGTCCCGAACCTCAAAACATGATACAACGAACGACTTAAAAAGTCGTCTGATTTCGATTCCTTGCGATATACGTTCGGAAAAATCGGTCGAGGAAGCGGTCTCTAAAATATCTGAACACACACCGACACTTGATGTTTTGGTTCACTGCGCAGGCGTCGGATTTTTTGATACGATCGAAAACACAATGCATCGTGATTGGACGCAGGTTATAGATACCAATCTGAACGGTTCTTTTTATTTGACGAAGGCCCTTTTGCCGCTTATGCGAAAGAGTAGCAAAGCGCATATTTTTTTAGTCGGTTCAACGGCCGGGCGCAAAGGATTTATCAAAAACGGCGCATACAGTGCGTCCAAGTTTGGATTATTCGGATTTTGCGAAGTGCTACGCGAAGAAATGCGACCGTTAGGAATTCGCGTAACACATCTTACGGTCGGCGGAGTGCGAACTGATTTTTGGGAAAAGAACAAAACGACGTTTGATACCCAAACCATGATACCGCCCGCAGATATTGCAAATACGGTGGTTTATGCGTATCATGTGCCACCACCTACGGTTATCGAAGAAATGATCATAAAACCTTCCCATGGAGATTATTAA
- a CDS encoding geranylgeranylglycerol-phosphate geranylgeranyltransferase, which produces MMHRITPYLTIIRPLNALISFLSPMLILVISDASEDEVAWGIALLSGIVAAFVCAGANVINDIFDLEIDRINKPHRVIASGAMSLMAARRYYVFLTGSAVILSTWINWAVFGIVVFSVLLLYYYSVYLKRTPIWGNLTVCFFTSVNFLAGGMAFDQTEHAWYPALFTFLFQFGRELLKDVEDIEGDRVGGANTFPVLYGVRASLLIVTLSFIILSIAMYWPYHTGFYGKWYALIVLSGLMPLIVAVTFMMWRDTSALKIRRLNQLLKLAMFIGLFAIYNG; this is translated from the coding sequence ATGATGCATCGTATCACTCCTTATTTGACTATTATACGACCGCTCAATGCGTTGATTTCATTTCTCTCGCCGATGTTGATCCTCGTGATCAGCGATGCATCAGAAGATGAAGTCGCATGGGGTATTGCGCTGCTTTCCGGAATTGTGGCGGCCTTTGTCTGTGCGGGAGCCAATGTGATCAATGATATTTTTGATCTTGAGATTGATCGTATCAATAAACCGCACCGCGTAATAGCCAGCGGGGCTATGTCATTGATGGCTGCGAGACGGTATTATGTTTTTTTAACGGGTTCGGCCGTAATTTTGAGTACTTGGATAAATTGGGCTGTTTTTGGTATCGTAGTTTTTTCTGTTCTACTATTATACTATTACAGTGTATATCTTAAGCGCACACCGATCTGGGGTAACCTGACCGTTTGTTTTTTTACATCGGTAAACTTTTTGGCCGGAGGTATGGCCTTTGATCAAACGGAACATGCGTGGTATCCTGCGTTATTTACCTTCTTATTTCAGTTCGGGCGTGAGTTACTTAAAGACGTAGAGGATATCGAAGGCGATCGTGTCGGCGGTGCGAATACATTTCCCGTACTGTATGGCGTTCGTGCATCATTGCTTATCGTGACGTTGTCATTTATCATTCTTAGCATTGCGATGTACTGGCCTTATCATACCGGTTTTTATGGTAAGTGGTATGCGCTGATCGTGCTGAGCGGATTGATGCCTTTGATCGTTGCGGTGACTTTTATGATGTGGCGTGATACATCCGCACTCAAAATACGCCGGCTGAATCAACTTCTGAAGTTAGCCATGTTTATCGGATTATTTGCAATATACAACGGATAA
- the rplS gene encoding 50S ribosomal protein L19 gives MNKVDAFTAFQLRNDIPEFRAGDTVAVDVKVVEGDKERIQTFEGVVIQRRGSGIHESFTVRKISNGVGVERIFLANSPRLGTVEVLKRGRVRRAKLYYIRGRRGKSARIQDIVDTTETAQTAAK, from the coding sequence ATGAACAAAGTAGATGCCTTTACGGCATTCCAGTTGCGTAACGATATACCGGAATTTCGCGCAGGCGATACGGTTGCCGTAGATGTAAAAGTAGTTGAAGGCGATAAAGAACGTATTCAGACATTTGAAGGCGTCGTAATCCAACGCCGTGGAAGCGGTATCCATGAATCATTCACCGTTCGCAAAATTTCAAACGGTGTCGGCGTGGAACGTATCTTTTTGGCTAATTCGCCCCGCCTTGGTACCGTCGAAGTTTTGAAGCGTGGTCGTGTTCGTCGTGCCAAACTTTATTATATCCGCGGTCGCCGTGGTAAGAGTGCACGTATTCAAGATATTGTGGATACAACGGAAACGGCACAAACGGCCGCAAAATAA
- the trmD gene encoding tRNA (guanosine(37)-N1)-methyltransferase TrmD has product MSTLRIDIITAFPKMIGDALGHSIVGRAAKKGLVQIRAIDLRTYTQDRHRTIDDTPYGGGGGMLIKPEPMFACIEEVLQIPPITSANHVRDVISPDTDVIMTSPMGQTFDQKKAVEFSLKKHLVFICGHYKGIDERVHEKLVTQSVSIGDYVLTGGEIPVLAMVDATVRLLPGAIGDAQSALTDSFQEGVLDCPYYTRPENFRGMKVPEVLLQGHHEAIQTWREEQRLAMTRKLRPDLIRKEEVLKK; this is encoded by the coding sequence ATGAGTACTTTACGTATAGACATCATCACGGCATTTCCGAAAATGATCGGCGATGCACTGGGTCACAGTATCGTGGGACGTGCGGCCAAAAAAGGGCTGGTACAGATTCGTGCCATTGATCTGCGTACATACACGCAAGATCGGCATCGCACCATAGACGATACACCTTACGGCGGCGGCGGCGGTATGCTTATCAAACCGGAGCCGATGTTTGCTTGTATTGAGGAGGTGCTTCAGATTCCTCCGATCACCAGTGCAAATCATGTACGCGATGTGATTAGTCCGGATACGGATGTAATTATGACCTCACCGATGGGGCAAACATTTGACCAGAAAAAAGCCGTGGAATTTTCATTGAAAAAACATCTGGTTTTTATTTGCGGCCATTACAAAGGTATAGACGAAAGGGTCCATGAAAAACTAGTTACCCAATCTGTTTCCATCGGAGATTATGTTCTGACCGGCGGCGAGATACCGGTTTTGGCAATGGTGGATGCGACGGTTCGACTTTTACCGGGTGCCATCGGTGATGCGCAGTCGGCGTTGACGGATTCGTTTCAGGAAGGTGTTTTAGATTGCCCGTATTATACGCGGCCGGAAAACTTTCGTGGAATGAAAGTACCTGAGGTATTACTGCAAGGGCATCACGAAGCGATACAAACATGGCGGGAAGAGCAAAGGTTGGCAATGACGCGTAAGCTTCGTCCCGATTTGATACGTAAAGAAGAAGTATTAAAAAAATAA
- the rimM gene encoding 16S rRNA processing protein RimM has protein sequence MQSEALIQVGRILRSHGLRGELKIEVFNDGLEELESGTPCVLKSRFGKQAEMHIERIRFGNDTILKLREMQDKSSADVWSQGEIWLLEKLLPALPEDAFYVKDITGLEVRDESGKKIGILADVETSPAHDLYVIEVQGKRYRIPAVAEFIKAINKETGVITIHLIPGLLEYQTVS, from the coding sequence GTGCAATCCGAGGCATTAATTCAGGTCGGTCGTATTTTGCGCAGCCACGGTTTACGTGGCGAACTTAAGATCGAAGTTTTCAACGACGGTCTGGAAGAATTGGAATCCGGTACGCCCTGTGTTTTAAAGTCGCGGTTCGGTAAACAAGCGGAAATGCATATTGAGCGCATACGTTTTGGTAATGATACGATCCTGAAATTGCGTGAGATGCAGGATAAGTCTTCCGCGGATGTTTGGTCGCAAGGCGAAATATGGTTACTCGAAAAGTTGTTGCCGGCTTTACCCGAAGATGCTTTTTATGTGAAGGATATTACGGGTTTGGAAGTGCGGGACGAATCCGGAAAAAAAATAGGAATTTTAGCCGATGTCGAAACCTCACCTGCACATGATCTGTACGTCATTGAGGTGCAAGGCAAAAGATACCGAATTCCGGCCGTTGCAGAATTTATTAAGGCTATCAATAAAGAAACCGGCGTTATTACAATACATCTGATTCCGGGTTTGCTGGAATATCAGACGGTCTCCTAA
- a CDS encoding KH domain-containing protein: MQSFIEFVVKHLVDKPDEVEVKEVDGERVVVYELKVGQGDLGKVIGKRGQNAKALRTLLAAASARAGKRAVLEILE, from the coding sequence ATGCAGAGCTTCATTGAATTTGTTGTCAAACACCTGGTTGATAAACCCGATGAAGTCGAAGTCAAAGAGGTGGATGGTGAACGTGTAGTCGTTTACGAACTCAAGGTAGGCCAAGGCGACCTGGGCAAAGTGATCGGCAAACGCGGACAAAACGCCAAAGCCTTACGAACTCTGCTCGCGGCCGCTTCGGCACGCGCCGGTAAACGCGCCGTGCTGGAGATCCTGGAGTAA
- the rpsP gene encoding 30S ribosomal protein S16 — protein MQRGGKAHQPFYRIVAAHSTRKRDGDYIERIGSYNPLTTPPQITIDEKKALKWLTDGAQPSDTVKTLFRSAGILHRWRLTAKGLSVEEVNAEMEKWKANQAKKAAEKRAKRTKAVKKKTEKASEGSAA, from the coding sequence ATGCAGCGCGGGGGCAAAGCCCATCAACCGTTTTATCGTATTGTAGCGGCGCACAGCACGCGTAAACGCGACGGTGATTATATCGAACGTATCGGCAGTTATAATCCGCTGACGACTCCGCCGCAAATCACGATTGACGAGAAGAAAGCGCTGAAATGGCTTACGGATGGTGCACAACCTTCGGATACGGTAAAGACATTATTCCGCAGTGCGGGTATTCTGCACCGCTGGCGCCTGACGGCGAAAGGTCTTTCCGTCGAAGAAGTCAACGCCGAAATGGAAAAGTGGAAAGCCAATCAAGCTAAAAAAGCCGCGGAAAAACGTGCCAAACGTACAAAAGCGGTGAAGAAAAAAACTGAAAAAGCTTCTGAAGGATCTGCGGCTTAA